The stretch of DNA TATAATATACCAATCATGCCAGAATaaataagtgaaaaaaaattactacaaattGTTGACAATAGAAGACTTGAGAGATAATGGTAATGTAAACTATGTCATACCTCCTACTAACCACGAAACGCAGAAAATTGATACCACATATAAGACAAGTGGTCGAACAGAAGTagattcattcaatttttttctaattttcttgCTAACTGTTAATGTTAATCCGCTCCATATGATAAAACTTGATACAAAACACCACACTATAAGAAACGGTGTCCCGGTACAGGATTGCGTAATAACGCTCCTAGTAGCTGTAAATAAATAAGGTAGTAAGTTAGCATCgtgtatatttttgtaaataataaatgCTCAGTGAAAATTCAGTATCGATGTCGTGAGAAAATGCGATCAACTACgcttgtaataaaattatattttaaaatatctgcTGGAAAAAACTACATTCTTACCTATTAGCAATAAACTTGTCGCAAGTGACGCAAATCCAAGgattgaaatcattttaaacCCTGAAATAGAAATAATACAGTACAGTTTTTTGACATGAAagtaaatttgtaaattaaataaTTACATTTAACAATAGTATATATTGTATAATAATACAAACACGTCGTGAACTAAACGATATGAGTGAGTCATCAAAGTCTTAACTGTGAACTGAGAATTGCGATATAATGTTTAACTAGAttagaaatgaaataatttgatttgCACCCAATCGAAGCAGACTTTTCAAGTTAAAAAATCTAGATCGtcttaattttattacaaatgaAGGTATTTAAACTGATACTATATCTGCACTTCAGTGATTTTGGTATAATATTAAAGCTCTTTACCAAAGTTACTCATTTTTATACATGTCATAAAGATATAATCATTACCGTATGTCGTATTGTCTACGAAGGTAGAAACTTAAATCATTTTCGTCCCATTTCCATATGTTGCCGAAATTGAATTCTATACATGCAATACGTATCAAGTGCATTCTAACACGGTAAAACAAACCATTTCACTTATCTGTTATAGTTTCAAACTGCTTGAatcataaatattaatatttattgaaaatgaaaagaaaactaGCTCTCGATGTATTCAATCGAAGGGacaacatatcgtcacgctaataaccgaattgcgtaagtcattattagcagttttgagaaaaaacgtaaaaaacttgcTAAGGAAATTGTTATGCctttgagagtcaataatttgccatggttcactTTTTTGATCGTAATTTGTATGACGccgttaagtgacgtcataatggcgcactgtgacttaggcagaaatgtgtctatgacttggggacatacgcaattttgcaactttactatatgcaccagtcctgaaaactaaacattccaaaaacgaatgtaattctcagtatctacaatgtctaatccccaaaatagctaatcagtttaaattacattatttttttatgtttaaaaatatatatatatttcatcaatataacacgttctgcacacccaccgaaataagactaagattaaatataaagaataaaacagcaatgcactcaatataaaagtcaaccaaggtgaattggactcggacagtgaatatcacaagtgacgtcacaatagtcctgcggtaacaatgataattcatcatgacgaaacaattgcacaaatgtgcatgtcatactaaatctccattattatgggtttcggaattcttaaaataaaatctgagttaacagacaggtgcgcagcattacataaatacctattttataaaaaaaactcaaaatcgtcaaaaatgacttacgcaattcggttattaacGTGACGATATGTTATTTAACAAAACTTACATGTTCTCCTTGTAATTCGTTTTGGTGATTTTGGAGGTCTAGGCGCAGGATACAAATCGTCATATACGGGAGGAGGTATAGTGCAATCTAGGTAAGAGGGTGGTGGTGGAAGACTTTCGGTGTCTTCGTCTTCTACGTGCGTTTCTTCTTCTACATAGCCAGGAAGAGAGAATTGTATACTCAGAGAGGATTCCGCCCTGGAAGGTGGCGGAGGAGGCGATACTCTATAGATACGCAATCGTCCGTCGACATCAAATGCTAAATTGTCTACTTGAATCACTTCTTCCCGCATTTTGGAAGTAATTTACATAGTAATATAAGACAATTTTCTGCAGGCTTGATCAAGCAAgatgaattgaacaaaataaaaacaattacaATAGTCTATCGTGAAAAATTGTAGTCTGAAACGAAGAATGAATATTGTAGTCACCGTACGGCACATAAACACTGATTTTTCGTCGAGTTGTAGCTACGTAACCGATCTTTTATTTATGCAAATTCCAATCACGGGCAATAATCTCTTATGTTAAAATCCTAATTCAAATTCGGTGTATTTTTCATTTCCACTAGTCTCACCCAGGGGCGTGCCAAACTAGTCTGCTGCCCGGGGccagtttctgataatgctgccccttatacctaactt from Styela clava chromosome 14, kaStyClav1.hap1.2, whole genome shotgun sequence encodes:
- the LOC120341427 gene encoding uncharacterized protein LOC120341427 isoform X1, with the translated sequence MREEVIQVDNLAFDVDGRLRIYRVSPPPPPSRAESSLSIQFSLPGYVEEETHVEDEDTESLPPPPSYLDCTIPPPVYDDLYPAPRPPKSPKRITRRTWFKMISILGFASLATSLLLIATRSVITQSCTGTPFLIVWCFVSSFIIWSGLTLTVSKKIRKKLNESTSVRPLVLYVVSIFCVSWLVGGSVISFEIIGKIEDCSSDVTSVSFATCVIGFVFGVLFICFEVSG
- the LOC120341427 gene encoding uncharacterized protein LOC120341427 isoform X2 — protein: MREEVIQVDNLAFDVDGRLRIYRVSPPPPPSRAESSLSIQFSLPGYVEEETHVEDEDTESLPPPPSYLDCTIPPPVYDDLYPAPRPPKSPKRITRRTWFKMISILGFASLATSLLLIATRSVITQSCTGTPFLIVWCFVSSFIIWSGLTLTVSKKIRKKLNESTSVRPLVLYVVSIFCVSWECNII